The following proteins come from a genomic window of Pocillopora verrucosa isolate sample1 chromosome 6, ASM3666991v2, whole genome shotgun sequence:
- the LOC131777243 gene encoding P2R1A-PPP2R2A-interacting phosphatase regulator 1, with product MAANAMETDDLGHLPSSTLRRSNSAPNVSAAVVSEAIPIFQPLQTARQRRFSTSQMAVNIGSPASRIAQIKREELESMDEASRERQIESELSLTIGMHDHMTLMDHDKNHDADMHERRNSFDDHRHPFPSPSSLSSSPTNNQKAMKGRSLTPSPIPSPTRPTFMRRSLSPVYFKPSTLTLKRKWPSEGFEPGVSPSKRLCDVSPLNCSPNGPVESEHINFDEENNIHEDPGSSSASDTSTSSSTATPMLFGEIPRQPLPLYRSKFTPPRSPLAGPSTTQSLPRTLGNSPSCFTFSPVQD from the exons ATGGCGGCTAATGCAATGGAAACCGATGACTTAGGCCATTTACCTTCAAGTACGCTGCGAAGATCGAATTCAGCACCGAATGTGAGCGCTGCTGTAGTGAGTGAGGCCATCCCTATATTTCAGCCACTGCAGACTGCAAGGCAGCGTCGATTTTCGACCAGTCAAATGGCTGTGAACATT ggATCTCCCGCGTCAAGAATAGCACAGATCAAAAGG GAAGAACTTGAAAGTATGGACGAGGCAAGTCGGGAAAGACAAATTGAAAG TGAACTATCTCTTACAATTGGAATGCATGATCATATGACTTTAATG GATCATGATAAAAACCATGATGCAGATATGCATGAACGACGGAACTCCTTCGATGACCACAGGCATCCATTCCCTTCGCCATCATCTTTATCATCATCACCAACAAACAATCAGAAG GCAATGAAAGGCAGAAGTCTTACTCCAAGTCCTATACCAAGTCCTACTAGACCAACATTTAT GCGCAGAAGTCTCAGTCCTGTTTATTTTAAGCCAAGTACCTTgacactgaaaagaaaat gGCCATCAGAAGGCTTTGAGCCTGGAGTCAGTCCGTCAAAGCGTCTCTGTGATGTTTCACCACTTAACTGTTCCCCAAATGGCCCAGTTGAATCAGAGCATATAAACTTTGACGAGGAAAATAATATTCATGAAGATCCTGGCAGCTCTTCAGCTTCAGACacttcaacatcatcatcaactGCTACTCCAATGCTCTTTGGAGAAATACCTAGACAACCTTTGCCACTGTACCGTTCAAAATTCACTCCTCCAAGATCACCTCTGGCAGGTCCATCGACAACCCAAAGCCTACCAAGAACACTAGGGAACTCACCTTCTTGTTTCACCTTTTCTCCTGTTCAAGATTAA